A genomic region of Macadamia integrifolia cultivar HAES 741 unplaced genomic scaffold, SCU_Mint_v3 scaffold401, whole genome shotgun sequence contains the following coding sequences:
- the LOC122068454 gene encoding cysteine proteinase inhibitor A-like, with translation MEGGDIPLFLEPGPVILPPSGTGESKTGGIHEVKGFQNSVEIDELALFAVNEHNKKQNKVAVFEKVVNAKEQVVAGTIYYLTIEVIEDGKKKIYEAKVWVKPWMNFKEVLEFKLVDGPDKQG, from the exons ATGGAGGGGGGAGATATTCCGTTATTTTTAGAGCCTGGGCCAGTGATACTGCCTCCCAGTGGGACTGGGGAGTCAAAGACCGGTGGCATTCATGAAGTTAAGGGGTTTCAGAACAGTGTTGAGATCGATGAACTCGCCCTTTTCGCCGTCAATGAACACAACAAGAaacaa AATAAGGTTGCTGTGTTTGAAAAGGTGGTGAATGCAAAGGAACAAGTGGTTGCTGGTACCATCTACTATCTCACTATTGAGGTAATTGAGGATGGTAAGAAGAAGATCTATGAAGCCAAAGTCTGGGTGAAGCCATGGATGAACTTCAAGGAGGTGCTAGAGTTCAAGCTCGTTGATGGTCCTGATAAGCAAGGTTGA